CTTTAATCCCCATCCTGTAATCAAATTTCAGAAATTTGGTGGTTGTGCACTTTTAACATTTGATGAATCTGAGAAACCATGCTagtaaagaatataaaaaactgGAATCACACGGCAACCAGTTTGATACATCTACTTACCCATCATATGCTGAAACACCTTCAAACATGTAAACCCTTTCATCCAATTTTTTAAGATCAAAGTATCGGGCAAGTTCTTCGGCTGATACGGCTTCAGCAAGATCCTGCCATCAAAATGTTATGTAACTAAGTGAATATTACCATCATTTACTAAGTGGCTAAGACCAGTCATTTAAAAACACTAAGAAGATGAAAGACGAGAAACCCATGACTCTCCATTCATTTcttacaaagaaagaaaaggcaaTGTAGAGAACGTTTTCATTCTCAAGATATCATGCCCTCATCAAGTATTTCCTAGTTCTCCATATAAAGCAAAATAGAATGGATATAATAGTTTCATCAGAGGCCAAAGTTCTTAAGAGACAAAATGAAACTACATCAAAAGATCAATGATGCAAGTACAGCAGAAGAGGAACAGAAAAATGATTCATAGACAATAAAGGTTTTACTATGTCATAGTAAAGAATCCCAACTCAGAGAGAGGAAGACAGAGACATTGTGAATTAGAATAAGATATTCACCTGAAGAATAAATCATACACAATGTTTTCCAATTTCCAACATAGCCAGCATTCTTCATTAACTTAAAGAAAATGCAAGTGCAATATGCTAAAAATTTCCATCATATTGTTGGGAATTTGAGAACAAGATTTGGAATCTATTTTGAGCAACAGCTGATCTCACCTGCTTGTTTGCTAATATCAAAAGAGGGGCTCCTTGCAAATCTTCATGTCGAAGAGCCTTTTCTGGTATTAAATTAAAGGTATTAGTGCATAATTGAAGTGGTAACTCCAACAAATCTTCACTACTATTAAAATTGTGGTTGATTCAGTCAGCAATATGCATTGACAAGTCAAAAGGAGCATCACTTACCCAGTGCAGATTTTGAATCTTCAAAGCGTGCCGGACAAGCAGCATCAATTACATATATCACGGCATGTGCTTCTTCATAATATTTCTCCCAAATAGAACGTAGACCAGGCTGATAGGATCAAAATCTTGCATCAGGGACTAATCCATAAACAACACCCCCACCCCCAACACAcacaaaaagaggaaagaacacccaaacccaaaaaaataaaaccaaaaacaaa
The genomic region above belongs to Carya illinoinensis cultivar Pawnee chromosome 4, C.illinoinensisPawnee_v1, whole genome shotgun sequence and contains:
- the LOC122306589 gene encoding ADP-ribosylation factor-related protein 1-like isoform X2, which produces MGFGSICLALLEKLKSVYSNLEGLPPDRIVPTVGLNIGRIEASNTKLVFWDLGGQPGLRSIWEKYYEEAHAVIYVIDAACPARFEDSKSALEKALRHEDLQGAPLLILANKQDLAEAVSAEELARYFDLKKLDERVYMFEGVSAYDGMGIKESVEWLVGAMERSKRTETLRVRAGVTGSATA